Proteins from one Drosophila gunungcola strain Sukarami chromosome 3R, Dgunungcola_SK_2, whole genome shotgun sequence genomic window:
- the LOC128266359 gene encoding protein kinase C-binding protein 1: protein MESTDSSDSSGDSSKSIPRPDFEALSAIDSPQPQLQLQSSSLDGQIEMESVIVPSKRQKYVVSAPPGSANGSNHSSSSSPSNANVGSSLTMKLTKVQPQQQVAAARSSTPNNKAKVAKEMLALQRSHIESEVLSNFVTGVGKLKRRKSRHAPGNLATQASGGELSRSLNATSKNTGKSLKVALKRSKSIPAPILDSDDDWQDEDIDRGIKICRPRGRSMACDDGERLAELNVEDSNSNPMEPMLTRCRSRSKTLSLSNSWSNEEKAPRRSNLRSENEEFAKKHNAFLDRIIQDDQESELTLNISGEGDGDGDADLEWPSSELEVNSSLFSAKTQEEEAAERLRLIWQEPPMPGWDPFCWKCRECGKLMPCSKCLRSFHTYCVRPATTKFDSSWKCPECQVIEAAPKRLRRNGVSVDLLSQLLSFALDRMKHVRGAHKLRSPQEVFPLTYKKYFVNPVSFDSLAHSIRSGAFQSTEEFLCEVKWIQHNALILDAGDGKVEQASKAVVKVCRQEANEIDTCPECYLNANSSDEWFVKVCRHPHLLLWAKLKGFPYWPAKAMGSSTSALVNVRFFGKHDRAFVPVKDCFLYSAQNPNTQTSRRSARDLAECIREVEVHIEHIKRKIGAFNYAAYRTAFDPLEEQRQLEQMMPGVYAAIDRELEPANKTPLQFLIRKTAGDKLSIVKKTKTTESGNESDQSPSPSKKLPEADNDTGVCSGSSEHSKLKSNNYEVISRSGESLTDSRCKVLLKRKSLAAKTVLEIVEAPADAVAPKRKHSLSDASFTSETSDHKRKSKHARKLQDQDRPIGGQENTVNELSESSKISAQEEESQKADAAKESSAKETANTFTGASSASVVSVVELVKRRQGVTITKIPREQQQTAVSENLAVVAVPAPTALPPTATPPPPPTSVTKQITPKRTETTNPKQSEVEKQQQQLIKKVIPFIEIKTEVMSEPEDGEMESMLSATQPLTEQLPLQLELNERIRIQQEQASDPTPPPVEHPPPELVKIKQEILSEDEMETDQNQTNFSQRFEAMPPMPLPMPPPPPLPLREETPATNDLVRFVGETTIQRVSQKQLVKSTDTAGKRKAVQHNVPPAAPFATPSPAHSPVQASAPSPSASPKPTIPFPGSKPPLQGNLLKGKSPSQQSSRAKADRVPNPSSPPGTAPATSTTSSLLRSNMVVIPVEQAGICNPHSPMTIPVPPLRAVSKSTLQNNSTLPTPSSVASTFQPVSSVSVPPPLAGLSIPQMANAASQELPANSGEPVGLLATALNGLTTESIPSESMPNEPITPGLATSWSELLLRSGAPKLVARPCGPLRSDGSQIYPSQAGPVSQKLKENAHKITDYFISVIEDTLSDMATGDQSVLQARIAGLSLENERLKQHYDRQMNDLQRTSELMIAEMRKTLEQEHKRVISDLRQQNALERMRAVDEAKKKQWCANCMREAQLYCCWNTSYCDYPCQQMHWPRHSATCGQAVQVPLATPVPPAACGPLIDPGRSKSKAAMSTAAPPTPSPSPSSQIIRTASACPPAAPVASVTSSKKWPPMMTLINQTNPEAVLKLPATTYLRPVVSTTMTATVTAAPPVNNNSNNMNVIMTAAPSTGNQIANLMPAHRNLPNFNPKPASQTIPVQRFNIPLPITVNTNAAFLISDQHQKQVPKGSVRNSGKNNSRMRHNYSSNTSNSNPQGLRQNQMNQVFHP from the exons ATGGAAAGCACGGATAGCAGTGACAGCAGTGGGGACAGTTCAAAATCCATTCCCCGGCCAGACTTTGAGGCCCTATCCGCCATCGACAGCCCCCAGccgcagttgcagttgcagagCTCTTCGCTGGATGGGCAAATCGAGATGGAGTCGGTTATCGTGCCCAGCAAGCGCCAGAAGTACGTGGTCAGTGCTCCGCCGGGTTCGGCCAACGGCAGCAACCACTCCTCCAGTTCGAGTCCCTCGAACGCCAACGTGGGCTCCTCGCTCACCATGAAGCTGACGAAAGTGCAGCCGCAACAGCAAGTAGCAGCGGCCCGCTCCTCCACGCCCAACAACAAGGCCAAGGTGGCCAAGGAGATGCTTGCCCTGCAGCGCTCCCACATCGAGTCCGAGGTTCTGAGCAACTTTGTGACCGGAGTTGGCAAGCTAAAGCGCCGCAAGTCGCGCCATGCTCCCGGAAATCTCGCTACTCAGGCATCAGGCGGAGAGCTGTCCCGTAGTTTAAATGCAACCTCAAAAAACACAGGAAAATCTCTTAAGGTGGCTCTGAAGCGGAGCAAGAGCATTCCCGCTCCCATCTTGGACTCAGACGACGACTGGCAGGATGAGGATATCGACAGGGGCATCAAGATCTGCAGGCCGCGAGGACGCTCGATGGCCTGTGACGATGGCGAGCGGTTGGCTGAGCTGAATGTGGAggacagcaacagcaatccTATGGAACCAATGCTCACCCGCTGCCGATCCCGCAGCAAAACCCTCTCATTGAGCAACAGCTGGAGCAACGAGGAGAAAGCGCCAAGGCGAAGTAATTTACGCAGCGAGAACGAGGAGTTCGCCAAGAAACACAATGCTTTTCTTGATCGCATCATCCAAGATGACCAGGAATCGGAGCTGACGCTAAACATATCCGGCGagggcgatggcgatggcgacgCGGACTTGGAGTGGCCCAGCAGCGAGCTGGAGGTCAACAGCTCACTCTTCTCAGCCAAAAcccaggaggaggaggcggccgAGCGATTGCGTCTCATTTGGCAAGAGCCACCAATG CCTGGCTGGGACCCTTTCTGCTGGAAGTGCCGGGAGTGCGGAAAGCTGATGCCCTGCTCCAAGTGCCTGCGCTCCTTCCACACATACTGCGTGCGACCCGCCACCACCAAGTTCGATTCCTCCTGGAAGTGCCCCGAATGTCAGGTGATCGAGGCAGCGCCCAAGAG GCTGCGGCGCAATGGTGTTTCCGTGGATCTGCTGAGCCAGCTGCTCTCCTTCGCCCTGGACCGCATGAAGCATGTGCGCGGG GCCCACAAGCTGCGTTCGCCGCAAGAAGTCTTCCCGCTGACGTACAAGAAGTACTTTGTGAACCCGGTGAGCTTCGACAGTCTGGCGCATAGCATCCGTAGTGGAGCTTTTCAGAGCACCGAGGAGTTCCTCTGCGAGGTCAAGTGGATTCAACACAACGCTCTTATCCTGGACGCCGGTG ATGGCAAAGTGGAACAGGCCTCAAAGGCCGTAGTGAAAGTGTGCCGGCAGGAGGCCAACGAGATCGACACCTGTCCCGAATGCTACCTGAATGCCAACTCCAGCGACGAGTGGTTTGTGAAGGTGTGCCGGCATCCGCATCTCCTGCTCTGGGCCAAACTGAAGGGATTTCCCTACTGGCCCGCCAAGGCAATGGGCTCATCCACTTCAGCGCTGGTGAATGTTCGCTTCTTTGGCAAACACGATCGAGCTTTTGTGCCCGTTAAAGACTGCTTTCTGTACTCGGCTCAGAATCCGAACACACAAACCAGCAGGAGATCGGCAAGGGACTTGGCTGAATGTATTCGGGAGGTGGAGGTCCACATCGAGCACATTAAGCGGAAGATTGGCGCCTTCAATTACGCCGCCTACCGCACCGCCTTCGATCCGCTGGAGGAGCAACGGCAGCTGGAACAGATGATGCCCGGCGTGTATGCGGCCATCGATCGGGAACTTGAGCCAGCCAACAAAACGCCGCTGCAGTTTCTTATCCGCAAGACGGCGGGCGATAAGCTGTCCATAGTAAAGAAGACCAAGACCACGGAGTCAGGTAACGAGTCAGATCAGTCGCCCAGCCCCTCGAAAAAGCTTCCGGAGGCGGACAATGATACCGGAGTATGCTCGGGATCCAGCGAGCATTCAAAACTCAAGAGCAATAACTATGAGGTTATATCTAGATCAGGCGAATCTCTGACCGACTCTCGATGCAAAGTGCTGCTCAAACGGAAATCTCTGGCTGCTAAAACAGTTTTGGAGATTGTGGAAGCTCCGGCGGATGCGGTAGCCCCCAAACGAAAACATTCACTGAGTGATGCCAGTTTTACCAGCGAAACCAGCGACCACAAACGGAAGTCAAAGCATGCCAGGAAACTACAAGATCAGGATAGGCCAATTGGAGGGCAAGAAAATACGGTAAATGAACTGTCCGAATCTTCGAAAATTTCGGCACAGGAAGAGGAATCACAAAAAGCAGATGCAGCCAAAGAATCTTCTGCAAAAGAAACTGCTAACACTTTCACAGGAGCTTCATCTGCCTCTGTTGTTTCTGTGGTGGAATTGGTAAAGCGTCGCCAGGGCGTTACCATCACCAAAATACCACGCGAGCAGCAACAGACGGCAGTGTCAGAAAACCTGGCTGTGGTCGCCGTACCTGCTCCAACTGCTCTCCCTCCAACAGCTACACCTCCTCCACCTCCGACATCGGTAACCAAGCAAATTACACCAAAACGAACAGAAACAACGAACCCAAAACAATCCGAGGTTgagaaacagcagcagcagctgatcAAGAAAGTTATTCcatttatagaaataaaaacggAAGTCATGTCGGAACCCGAAGACGGGGAAATGGAGTCTATGCTTTCGGCTACACAACCTCTAACTGAGCAACTCCCTTTGCAACTGGAGCTGAATGAGAGGATAAGAATCCAGCAGGAACAGGCCTCTGATCCCACCCCCCCGCCAGTGGAACATCCACCTCCTGAGTTAGTCAAAATCAAGCAGGAGATTCTTAGTGAAGATGAAATGGAAACAGATCAGAATCAGACCAATTTTAGTCAGAGATTTGAAGCAATGCCTCCCATGCCCCTGCCTATGCCCCCGCCTCCGCCTTTGCCACTACGAGAAGAAACACCCGCCACAAATGACCTGGTTCGATTTGTGGGCGAAACCACCATCCAGAGGGTGAGCCAGAAACAGTTAGTTAAGTCAACGGACACAGCCGGAAAACGAAAGGCCGTGCAACATAATGTCCCGCCAGCTGCCCCCTTCGCAACGCCCTCTCCTGCTCATTCGCCAGTCCAGGCATCCGCCCCTTCACCTTCGGCATCTCCAAAGCCAACTATCCCGTTTCCGGGCAGCAAGCCACCATTGCAGGGAAATTTATTAAAGGGAAAGTCACCTTCACAACAGTCATCCCGGGCTAAAGCCGACCGTGTGCCTAATCCATCCTCCCCACCAGGAACTGCACCTGCCACCAGCACCACGTCGTCTTTGCTTCGATCCAACATGGTGGTGATTCCAGTGGAGCAGGCAGGCATCTGCAATCCGCACAGTCCCATGACGATCCCGGTGCCACCCTTGAGAGCCGTTTCCAAAAGCACGCTACAAAATAATTCAACGCTACCAACGCCCTCTTCCGTTGCGTCTACTTTCCAACCCGTTAGCTCCGTGTCTGTGCCACCGCCGTTGGCTGGCTTGAGTATTCCTCAAATGGCCAACGCCGCATCACAAGAACTACCGGCAAACAGTGGAGAGCCGGTTGGTCTGCTGGCCACCGCTTTGAACGGATTGACGACCGAATCTATCCCCAGTGAGTCCATGCCCAATGAGCCCATAACTCCGGGCTTGGCTACGTCTTGGAGTGAGTTGCTGCTGCGCTCCGGTGCACCAAAGTTGGTGGCTCGTCCCTGCGGGCCACTCCGGTCAGATGGTTCCCAGATCTATCCCTCTCAAGCTGGGCCCGTCTCGCAAAAACTAAAGGAGAATGCTCACAAG ATCACGGACTACTTCATCTCCGTCATAGAAGACACGCTCAGCGACATGGCCACTGGAGACCAAAGCGTCCTGCAGGCCCGAATCGCCGGTCTGTCACTAGAAAACGAGCGACTGAAGCAGCACTACGACCGCCAGATGAACGACCTGCAGCGCACTAGCGAACTCATGATCGCCGAAATGCGCAAGACACTAGAGCAGGAGCACAAGCGCGTGATCAGCGATCTGCGTCAGCAAAACGCCCTTGAGCGGATGAGGGCGGTGGACGAGGCGAAGAAGAAGCAGTGGTGCGCAAATTGCATGCGAGAGGCACAACTGTACTGCTGCTGGAACACCTCTTACTGCGATTATCCCTGCCAGCAGATGCACTGGCCCAGACACTCGGCCACCTGTGGTCAGGCTGTCCAGGTGCCGCTGGCCACTCCAGTTCCTCCTGCAGCCTGCGGTCCGCTAATTGATCCTGGCCGATCCAAATCCAAGGCAGCGATGtcaacagcagcaccaccaacaCCCAGCCCCAGTCCCAGCTCGCAAATAATTCGAACGGCGTCCGCCTGTCcacctgctgctcctgttGCCAGCGTAACAAGCTCCAAAAAGTGGCCGCCCATGATGACATTAATAAATCAAACGAATCCGGAGGCAGTGCTGAAGCTACCCGCCACCACATATCTGCGGCCAGTGGTCAGCACGACGATGACAGCTACGGTCACGGCTGCACCACCTGTgaataacaacagcaacaacatgaACGTAATAATGACCGCCGCACCATCGACGGGAAACCAAATCGCCAATCTCATGCCCGCCCATCGGAATCTCCCTAACTTCAACCCCAAACCCGCCAGCCAGACGATTCCCGTGCAGCGCTTTAATATACCC TTACCCATCACCGTGAATACGAACGCGGCCTTTCTAATCTCCGATCAGCATCAGAAGCAGGTACCAAAGGGATCTGTTCGCAATTCTGGTAAAAACAACAGCCGAATGCGCCATAATTACAGCAGCAataccagcaacagcaatccGCAGGGTTTGCGCCAGAATCAAATGAATCAAGTGTTCCACCCGTAA
- the LOC128266363 gene encoding uncharacterized protein LOC128266363, with protein MHRSMERRRSRTPKTLPVCWMLLCLVAWTLADDWSLSCASNCTCKWTNGKKSAICSSLQLTTIPNTLSTELQVLVLNDNHIPYLNREEFFTLGLLNLQRIYLKKSEVHYIHKESFRNLKILVEIDLSDNKLEMLDKDTFMGNDRLRILYLNGNPLKRLAAYQFPILPHLRTLDMHDCLISYIDPMSLANLNLLEFLNLKNNLLESLSEYVFQHMNNLKTLSLEENPWQCNCKLRKFRGWYVTSRLSSVSLVCKGPPAQKDRSWDSVDDELFGCPPRVEIFNNEEVQNIDIGSNTTFSCLVYGDPLPEVAWELNGKILDNDNVLFDSESIASDKLWSNLTVFNVTSLDAGTYACTGSNAIGSMTQNISIYLSEIVQHVLEKTPETFWYFGLIMGIFGTVFLLISISFVVCLCKRTTRQHRHANKAGVKSSVSFNDQEKKLLDSSVTTTTNERGDSYGIDNQPTSHMGLNKADSAGMGFNQIEIHAVESHRHGSMLVQQQPQQQQVAGGPGMRQQLMQVKDPTCGGMMSVPTSMAGHAHSHPAQISEEFPLNVGVFPPPPEFCSNIVPNPAFGGNIFIRVSVTQDMLDGADLNMYPDLLNIPKRMQDVQETGAGTVAVPEGQFATLPRHTTRRGILKKDTSLQQQQQQHQQHQQHLQLQQHQQSGLYTHDEIVTYNLEASVYDPHQPAYHSNAMELPPPPPPPAVTAVVQCHHPSPSNCASCINSASPQPSACQSPSPMEVTPMRPLESSAFPKYDNMGRRITASGALGASTLSLPDEERYENETLFGQAEAQSKGIAEQAQDLHQPQEATQGKDKGGGPGEFVSL; from the exons ATGCACCGCAGCATGGAGcgcaggaggagcaggaccCCGAAGACTCTGCCAG TCTGTTGGATGCTGCTGTGCCTGGTGGCCTGGACTTTGGCGGATGACTGGTCGCTGAGCTGCGCCTCCAACTGCACCTGCAAGTGGACCAATGGAAAGAAGTCGGCCATCTGCAGTTCCCTGCAGCTGACCACCATTCCGAACACCCTGAGCACGGAACTGCAGGTGCTGGTGCTGAATGACAACCACATACCTTATCTCAACCGGGAGGAGTTCTTCACCCTGGGCCTGCTGAACCTGCAGCGCATTTACCTCAAGAAATCCGAGGTGCATTACATACACAAGGAGTCGTTTCGAAATCTCAAGATCCTGGTGGAGATCGACTTGTCGGACAACAAGCTGGAGATGCTGGACAAGGACACATTCATGGGCAACGATCGTCTGCGGATACTGTATCTGAATGGGAATCCCCTCAAGCGCCTGGCCGCCTATCAGTTTCCCATACTGCCCCACCTGCGCACCTTGGACATGCACGACTGCCTGATCTCCTACATTGATCCCATGTCCCTGGCCAATCTCAATctgctggagttcctcaaccTGAAGAACAACCTGCTGGAGAGCCTGAGCGAGTACGTCTTCCAGCACATGAACAACTTGAAGACGCTCTCGCTGGAGGAAAATCCCTGGCAGTGCAACTGCAAGTTGCGAAAGTTCAGGGGTTGGTATGTCACCAGTCGCCTGAGTTCGGTGAGTCTGGTGTGCAAAGGACCGCCGGCTCAGAAGGATCGCTCCTGGGACAGCGTGGATGATGAGCTCTTTGGCTGTCCTCCGAGAGTGGAGATCTTTAACAACGAGGAGGTGCAGAACATTGATATCGGCAGTAATACCACCTTCAGTTGCCTGGTCTATGGTGATCCTTTGCCAGAGGTCGCCTGGGAACTGAACGGAAAGATCTTGGACAACGACAACGTGCTCTTCGACTCGGAGAGCATCGCGTCGGACAAGCTGTGGAGCAATCTCACCGTATTCAACGTGACTAGTCTGGATGCTGGCACCTACGCCTGCACGGGCTCGAATGCCATCGGTAGCATGACCCAGAACATCAGCATCTACCTCAGCGAAATCGTTCAGCATGTCCTGGAGAAGACACCTGAGACGTTCTGGTACTTCGGCCTTATCATGGGAATCTTTGGCACCGTCTTTCTGCTGATCTCCATCTCGTTTGTGGTGTGTCTGTGCAAACGCACCACCCGGCAGCATAGGCATGCCAACAAGGCCGGTGTGAAGTCCAGTGTGAGCTTTAATGATCAGGAAAAGAAGCTGCTGGACTCAAGTGTTACCACAACCACCAATGAACGAGGCGACAGCTACGGCATCGACAACCAACCCACCTCCCACATGGGCCTGAACAAGGCGGACTCGGCCGGCATGGGCTTTAACCAGATAGAGATCCATGCGGTGGAGAGCCATCGTCATGGCAGCATGTtggtgcagcagcagccgcagcagcagcaggtggccGGAGGTCCTGGCATGCGGCAGCAACTGATGCAGGTCAAGGATCCCACCTGCGGCGGAATGATGAGTGTGCCCACCTCGATggctggccacgcccactctcaTCCTGCCCAGATCTCCGAGGAGTTTCCGCTTAACGTGGGCGTTTTTCCACCGCCACCAGAGTTCTGTTCGAACATAGTACCGAATCCTGCCTTCGGGGGCAACATTTTCATTCGTGTATCTGTTACCCAGGACATGCTGGATGGTGCGGACCTGAACATGTATCCGGATCTGCTGAATATTCCCAAGAGAATGCAGGATGTGCAGGAGACGGGTGCCGGTACGGTGGCCGTGCCAGAGGGTCAGTTTGCTACGTTACCCAGGCATACAACCAGAAGGGGTATACTGAAAAAGGACACCtctctgcagcagcagcagcaacaacatcagcaacatcagcaacaccTGCAACTTCAACAACATCAGCAATCCGGACTCTATACTCATGACGAAATCGTGACCTACAACCTGGAGGCCAGTGTCTATGACCCCCACCAGCCGGCGTACCACAGCAATGCCATGGAGCTGCCACCGCCCCCGCCACCGCCCGCCGTCACAGCGGTGGTGCAGTGCCACCACCCGAGTCCTAGCAACTGTGCCAGCTGCATCAACAGCGCTTCGCCGCAGCCATCCGCCTGCCAATCGCCGTCGCCCATGGAGGTCACGCCCATGCGACCGCTGGAGAGTTCCGCGTTTCCCAAGTACGACAACATGGGACGAAGGATCACCGCCAGCGGCGCACTGGGTGCATCCACCCTTTCCCTGCCCGACGAAGAGCGGTACGAGAACGAGACGCTCTTCGGCCAGGCGGAGGCTCAGTCCAAGGGAATCGCGGAGCAGGCGCAGGATCTCCACCAGCCGCAGGAGGCGACTCAGGGCAAAGACAAGGGCGGCGGTCCTGGCGAGTTCGTGTCGCTCTAG